In the genome of Lathyrus oleraceus cultivar Zhongwan6 chromosome 4, CAAS_Psat_ZW6_1.0, whole genome shotgun sequence, the window GGAtggtcttagacagcgctttttaaaagcgctgctaaatggcctaccttagacagcgcttttgagAAGGTCCACCTTATACAGCGCTTCtcccaaaagcgctgtctaaggccttaaaattatttaaattaatcacaacaaaagcgctgtctaaggcctACCTTATACAGCGCTTTTTAGAAGGtcaccttagacagcgcttttgggagaagcgctgtataaggccttaaaattatttaaattaatcaCAACAAAAGCGCTGTATAAGGCCTACCTTATACAGCGCTTTTGACAAGGTCACCTTATACAGCGCTTCtcccaaaagcgctgtctaaggccttttaaatttttaaaaaaagcgctgtataaggcctaccttatacagcgcttttagaagcgcTGCTATTGACCCCTCCTGTGCCAGCGCTTTCCTtcaaagcgctgtctaaggccaTTTTAATTTGTGAGCTTAGCCAGCGCTTTTcataaaagcgctgtctaaggccttATTTACCAaatttttttttagtaaattatAATATATGAATTCATTCAGTACGTTAAGACCCATTTTGTTTCCCTCGCTCCCACAACCTTCTTCTCACTGCGTTCATACTCGTTGCGTTCATCATCACTGCTTCTCCCAAAACCTCCATTCTTGATTCCTGCGTTCATCACTCACTTCGTTCATCACCGTTTACATTTTTGTAAGTGCATTTTCTGTTCGTTTCATCTTTCTTTATTTAGGGCAGTTTATTAGTGATAAAGGTTTGCTTCTGGGTTGATTCTTTTGTGGTTCATGTGTTAGGGCAGTTGATTCTCTTGTGTTAGGGCAGTTGATTCTTTTGTGTGTTAGGGCAGTTGATTCTTTTGTGGTATGTTAACAAATGTATATATTTTTGATATTAATCACCATGTCAAAGGGAGATGGTTTGTGTTTGCTTCCATTAGGTTTCTATTATACTGATGATGAATTGTAGCAAGTGTTAAATGTGATTGTTAGCATTGGCGTGTAAGTTGGATAGGATTAGATAGAACTGTTAAAGGGAGATGGTGTTGGTGTTAGGGATACGGAAGGTACTTTTGTTGATGCAGAGCTTCCATCTAAATATGCAAGTTTGATTTCACCTAAAGAATGGGAAACGTTTAAATCCAAACGAAAAACCCAAGAATTTAAGAGTGTAAGTGAAACAAACCGGCAAAGAGCATCAAGTCCGGCGTATCCCTATAGAAAAGGGCGTGTTGGATATGGACGCTTAGAGCAGTCTATAGTAAGTATCTATAAATTGCATTGATATACTTGTTATATTTGATCATATTTTGTCATGAGTTATATTTGATCATATTATGCTTAATGTGTAGTTAACAAAGGAGAATAGTTCTGAAACATCTCTTCCggcacatgttttgtggaaggaagcctGTGTCGGTAAGGATGGAAAGATTAAAGAAGACGTTCAACAAATATTTGAGAAATGTGTAAGTATAGCATTATTTAAGACAATAACACTTTGACTTTGACACTTTTGAATCGTCCAATTTCGAACACTTTGACTTTGACACTTACTTAAGACAATAACATTACTATTGTGTGTATGTTCATATGATTTTCAGGAGACTCTGTCTCAATCTATAGTTCCATATGAAGACACTGATTGCAGGAGCATACTGAGTCGAGCATTAGATGTTCCcgagtattctggtcgggtgaggggcAAGGGATTTGGGATCACTCAAAAATCCTTGaatattaaaaaacaaaagaCTCCTAGCAATAAAGAACTGCAGCAAACTTTGGAAGCATTAAAAGCTGAAGTTCTTGAATTAAGAAAGGAAAGAGAAAGAGATCGAGCAGCGGGTTTTAAAGATACTAGTGACAAAGATAGTATCAATTGTAATTTTCAACCGACTATTCTAGAGGTAATTATATATCTTATTATGAAATTAAATTAGCTTAATTTATTTAATTGTCATATATACACATTAAAAATGTCatatttattattggttttagggcatttcaccttgtcacCTCTACTTAGCGAGACCGACttatcggatggttggcaaggggAAAGTTCATAACAATTTGGGTGAATTACTTCACACTAAACCGCTCCCTACTGGATCTTTGAAAGTCTCGGTTGATATTGCTTTGGAGAAGGATGCGTTATTACCACATCCTGACGATGTTTCGGATGCAACTTTATTGGGAGATGCCATAGGTTcatttgttgcatggccgacagACCTCATTAtcgtaggatatgaggtatgcttaaaaccATTATGAACCTTTAGGTATTCAAATTTTTTACGCGCATTTTACGTACACATTTTTACATGTTAATGTTAAttagactcccacaaaatccaaagCAAAAGATAAGGGGATTGCGCGGgaaatcgagtcagttgcatcgCAAAAAGAGGTACATCACAATTATATGCTATTTAGATTCCTGTTAATTCGTCATCTTACACTTCACCTTACTAATTATATGATATTTAGATTCCTGTTGCTAAGAAGACTGAAATTTCCAAGAGGACCGGGGCTAAAAAGAAAAATCCTTCCAAGTATAGAGCGTGCCTCCATACATATTTAGAAACGACAGATATTTCGGATGGATGTGTTCGTTTAATACCTATGGATGGAGCTATTTTTGGTTTTGAGTATGCCGAGCCATTGGGTAAAGAggattttgatcaaattttgtATCATACGCAATTAAGCGTTGGTGTTATCAACACATACATGAGGTATATCCGATCTACTTTGTTTAAATTCTTGAACAAGTTATTTACTCGTTTCATATGAATAGTCTaaatgttaatgatgtttttatataAGGTATTTATATGACAAATTGATGGGTCCGCGTGGGTTGGAGCAAAGATTCTCATTCTTAAATCCCATGAAAACGAACTTAACCGAAATGATAAGAAAACCAGATGAAGTCAGGACGTATGTAGTCGAGCGCTTTATGGCCGACACAGATAGAGAAAAGTTGTTCTTTTTACCGTTTAATACCGGCGACGGGTTAGTTCTTCAATCTAAATTCATCTGTTataatttttcatattttgaCGTCGTGTAGAAAGTTTCCATCTAACATTTGTTTtattacagtggacattggttgttggTCGCGATAAATCCTTTTAAAGAAATTGTGTATTATTTGGATTCTTTACAcaatgattggacaacataccctGCTATGAAGACGATAGTTGACACGTAAGTGCAAATAACCCAATATTCGTGTGTATACTTATTTatttatgtgaattgttctaaaTATTCGTTTATATTTCATTATAGCattatacaaactgttcgagcACAAAGAAAAATTCAAGTACCAAAGAGAAAAGCCAATAACATTACATGGAATAGAGTGGAGGTATATTAATTATCACAATTTTgattatattagtgatgacacaTGATAAAACTTAGGATATTTATCCATATTGTTTTTCCATGTGTAGTGTCCTCGACAGCGTAATAATATAGATTGTGGATATTACACGTTGAGGTTTATGAAAGAAACTCTTCTTATGGATCGAACAGATATTCCATCTGATGTATGgatttctaacttatgagttattttcATATTTAACACATATTTCTCATAATTAAATAGATTTAACTAAATCATActatgttatattattatgtagtactttgatgaatatAGATGTGCTTATTACTCAAAAGATCAGTTGGATGAAATTAAAGaggaattgtgtcaattcattatcGAGCTACAGGTTTTGTGAGGTATTGAACTCTTACTTTAATTTTGAATGTGATCTGAATAACTTTGAGTGAATTCCATTTGCTTACTACAATCTTTATTTGGTGTTGTTTCAGGTTATATAGCATATTTAGAAGATAGAACTAGAATGTGTTGAAATACATTTTGATTAGCATTTTTGGAGGTTATTAGAAATGTGTAGATTTTTTGTAAAGGCAAACATTTTCAAGTATATATATAAATACTCAAAAAACTGCTGAAATTAGAAGTATATTGTGTTGAACTATAATGTGTTTATAATGCATATAGATTTTCAAGTATATGTGCATATTCAGAAGATAGAACTACAATGTGTTGAACTATAAGGTGCATATAGATTGGATTCAAGCTCCAATTTATGAAAATCTGCTGAAATTTGCAATTTACAGGTGCTAAATAATGTGGTGAAAACGTATAAAAAGATCCTCCAAAATTTGGagtcttagacagcgcttttaggCAAAAAGCGCTGGTAAAGGCATTTTAATTTtgaccttagacagcgcttttatcaaaaaagcgctggcataggtggttaattcaacaaaatatagtgtaaaaaagcgctggcatagggtGGGCTATACCAGCGCTTTTTCTGTAAAAGCGCTGGTATAGCCCaccctatgccagcgcttttttacactatattttgttgaattaaccacctatgccagcgcttttttaataaaagcgctggcatagggggggtttagacagcgctttttcagtaaaagcgctgtctaaaccccccctatgccagcgcttttttagttaatttcaacatgaaattaactaaaaaagcgctggcataggggggttttagacagcgcttttactgaaaaagcgctgtctaaaccccccctatgccagcgcttttttagtaaattaagcgctgtctaagacctATACCAGCGCCAGTATAGCCAGCGCTTTTAAGCGCTGTCTAATGTcaaaaaaagcgctgtctaatcCCTTGTTTGGCATAGTGAAAggttacgaaggtgacccgtagtggtcgagtttttgggccAGTTGTCCTAGAGAGTAAGGAAGATTTGATTGTTGGTtagaaggcggaggtgcctagtgtagatcctgttggttgttcaagagataagtctggtgagtccagcaatttgaaagccaatagtgatgatgatgaggtactccgactgatcaagaggagtgaatttaacGTGGTTAAGTAGTTGCTCTAGACTCCCTCGAAGATTTCCGTGTTatctctgcttttgaattctgaagcgcatagagaagcactccagagagttcttgaacaggcctatgtggagcaagatgttactgtggctcaatttgatcacgttgtagctaacatcacttcatgcaataatttgagtttttgtgattAAGAACTTCCTGaagagggaagaaatcacaatctggctttgcatatttcgatggattgcaaagaagatgctttgtcaaacaTGCTAGTTGATACTGGGTCATCACTCAACatgcttccaaagtcaacattgaCAAGGTTATGTTATCAAGGAGCTCCATTGAGGTACAATGGAGTAATTGtgaaagcctttgatggctcgcgcaagactGTCATTGGggaagtggaccttccagtcaagataggtccgagtgatttttagattactttccaggtaatggatattcacccggcctatagctATTTGCTGGGAAGGCCATGGGTTCATGAAGTAGgggctgttacttccactctgcaccagaagctcaaatttgtcaagaatggcaagttggtgattgtgggaggtgagaaagcactgttggtcagccatctgtcatctttttcatatgtggaaggtgaggatgaggttggaactccattccaagccttatctattactcctgagaagagagttggggcacatatgtcctctctgaaagatgcgcagaagattgttgaagaaggccCTGTTAATTagtgggggcgcgtggtagaTGTCACCGAGAACAagggaagaactggtttggggctccagaagggctcgtcaaccgttagatcAGAAGAGATGCAACCTAGCTTCCGTAGCAGATGGTTAATTCACAGGgatgaacaacacttagctgtttTGCTAGAGGATAATGAAAAGGAAaactgcaccaactttgtgacgcatggacaaATATGCAACAATTGaactgctgttgatattcctggtattttgcatcgatctaagtaattttctttttatattttaaaatccttctcctatgcctaagggagaagtgaacattgttgggcattttaaattgatcatcaataaaatcaattctattcatccacatctttgatgtttattttttactttttgtttatttctgaaaatggtaatcagaaaaaacataaataaacaatataattgtccatctgcataatatttggtcacaaatttacttctctaaaatcaaaatatcaaatcattatgcaggttggttcctaaccccattgaatacaatgatccttctccttctccaaattttgaattccctgtgtttgagaccgaggaggaaagtgatgaagaagtgagtgatgaattgtcttgtcttcttgagcaagatgagaaaattattcagccatttgaagagcagattgagcttgttaacttgggttccgaagatgatgtgaaggaagtcaagattgggtctcgactgtgtccagatgctaagaaggggttgattgatcttcttcgagaatattcaaatgtgtttgcttggtcctatcaagacatgcctgggttggattctgatattgtggagcatagattgtcgttgaagccagaatccccgccagtcaagcagaagttgagaagaacgcatcctgatatggctgtgaagataaaagaggaagttcagaagcagattgatgttggtttccttgtgactgctgaatatctgtaatgggtggccaacattgtgcctgtgccgaagaaagatggaaaagtccgcatgtgtgtcgattatagagatttgaacaaagccagtccgaaagatgatttccctctgccacacattgatatgttggtagacaatactgctaaattcaaagtcttttcgtttatggatggattttccggatataaccagattaagatggcacatgaggatatggagaaaaccacattcattacaccccggggaacattatgttatagagtgatgccttttggtttaaagaatgctggtgcgacttaccagagagcaatgactactctttttcatgatatgatgcataaagagattgaagtatatgtcgatgacatgattgctaaatcaattgatgaagaggaacatgttcaacatttgttgaagctattccggcgtttgaggaagtataaactccgcttgaatcccaataaatgtacttttggtgttcgttctggtaagttgttgggatttattgtcagtgagaaaggtattgaagttgatcctgccaaggtcaaagcaatacaagagatgcatgcacccaaaactgagaagcaagtcagaggttttctcggccgcttgaattatatttccagattcatttcccacatgactgccacatgtgcgcctatattcaagcttcttcggaaagatcagtcttgtgattggaccgaagactgccaaaaagcttttgacagtatcaaggaatatttgcttgaacctccgattttgtctccacctgttgaaggaagaccgttgatcatgtatttgactgtgctagaagatagtatgggttatgttcttggtcagcaagatgagactgggaagaaagaattttcaattcattacctcagtaagaagttcaccgactgtgaaactcggtattcaatgcttgagaaaacttgttgcgcattggcttgggcagctaagcgtctgcgtcagtatatgttgaatcataccacttggttgatatccaaaatggatccaatcaagtatatatttgaaaagcctgctttaactgggaggattacccgttggcagatgttgttatcagagtatggtatcgaataccgatctcagaaagcgatcaaaggtagtatcttggctgaccatttggctcaccaaccaattgaagattaccattcagcgcagtatgattttcctgatgaagagttttatacttgaaaatgaaagattgtgatgaaccatcgctagatgaagggccagaacctggttcccgttggggcatggtatttgatggagctgttaatcaatatggaaatggcattggggcagtaattattactccttaaggaacgcatctaccatttacatctagattgactttcaagaGTACAAACAACAAGGGTTAATataaagcttgcattatggggcttgaagaggccatgaatctcagaatcaaatatttggatgtcttcggtgattcagctttggtagtgaatcagatcaaaggagaatgggagacaaatcaacccggtttaataccatatagagattatgcgaggaggatttcaactttctttacaaaggttgagtttcatcatatccctcgagatgagaattgGATGGCAGACGCTCTTCCAACATTAGCgtcaatgattatggtgaagtattggaatgaagttcccaatttatctgtgatgcgtcttgataaaccaactcatgtgtttgttgttgaagagatcagagacgagaagccgtggtattacaacatcaaatgtttcctccaaagtcagatctaccctcctggggcatctttgaaagataagaagactttgagaagattagccgataatgtctacttgaatggtgatatactgtacaagagaaacttcaacattgtttttctcagatgtgtggatagacacgaagtagacttgttgatgaccgaagtgcatgaaggatcctttggtactaattccaatggacatgcaatggcgaagaagatgttgcgagcaagttactattggctgacaatggaatctgtctgttgcaagtttgtgaagaaatgccacaagtgtcaaatctatgctgataagattcatgttcctccgacactattgaatgttatctcttccccatggcccttctccatgtggggaattgatatgattgggatgattgagcccaaagcttcgaatggacatcgtttcattttggtggcaattgactacttcacaaaatgggttgaagcggcatcatatgcaaatgtaaccaagcaagtggttgtaagttttatcaagaatcagatcatatgtcgttatggtgtgccaagtaagattattactgataatgggtcgaacttgaataacaatattgtggaagctctttgcaaagacttcaagattgcacatcataattcttctccctatagacccgagatgaatggggccgttgaagttgcgaacaagaacatcaagaagattatccagaagatggttgttacgtacaaggattggcatgagatgctcccattttcttttcatgggtatcgtacatccgtccgcacttcaacatgggtAACCCCTTTCactcttgtttatggtatggaagtagtgctccccgtagaggttgagattccttcattgcgtgtgctcatggaagccaagttgattgaagttgaatggtgtcagaccaggttcgaccagttgaatttgattgaagagaagagattgactgccatgtgtcatggtcagttgtataagtagagaatgaagaaagcttttgataagaaggtcaaaactcgcgtgttcagagaaggtgaccttgtgctcaagaagattttgtcgttcaagccagattccagaggaaaatggactcctaaatatgaaggcccatatgttgtcaagagagccttttcaggcgatgcattgattcttacaactatgggtggtgaagagttcactcgtcctgtgaacgaagatgcagtcaagaaatacttcgcctaaaaaagaaaagaacagttcgctaagttgaaaacccgaaagggcggcttaggcaaaaatgagcgtctcggtggactgaaaacccgaaagggcaatccaagcaaaaattagagacataaaaacagaaaataatttcccgataagttgagtaccccaccttggggcaacttatgcaaaaattagggattatggcaagaaactgcattctgctgatcttcagtgatttttgaagacttgtttgagcacaagggttgacgcCAGTTCATCTTCAACAGCGGTCAAAaacacagtggatatcaagatttggtagaaggattaaggatcatttgtattcaatgtaacccttttccatgtaaattaccatttttcaactttgcaaaatctatggagtcttgtcatttatagactaccattctataaataaagttgagcttttacccaattgtttctactcttatttacttcagccaatagttttcaattttattatgatcattttgaaattaaacatttaaatgaaaatcaaattttctttaaaataagcaaaaaaaaacttttccaaagcaagtaatagtaatatcaacaacatttcagtgaaacgcaagtccttaagtgtaaagcatctgaggttccccaagcagtaactcttcgggtatctctagtcatcagtgttgattcatttcctcagTACAATGCTGTTATCGCCAGTTGATGGATTCAGTTCCCCGGTGGAGTGTTTGTTCCTCAATGGAGTTTCTTTCTTTTCCCCATCTGAGTTGATTGATTCAAATCCCCAGCggcgtgtccttgtccccaacagagtttcggccttcccaACGAAGTTCATATTTCTTCAATAGGTAGATCGTCATCATAAGATGTTTGATCTCTCCCCAGTAGATCGCCTTGGTGTCCCCACCGATCATCGTATCTTTTCTCCCAGTCAGAGTTccctcctggtttctgagcaactGTTTGTTTCTTCCCCaatagggttgtctcccatttttatggtgttgacctaaaatttccTACAGTTGGATGTGTTTTCTCTTCAGCAGATCTCCttcttccccagctagggtttgagcttttgggatgttgatctctctgttcttcAGCAGTTTGTCTCCATAATTTTTTGTGGATTGACTGAGGATTGTACCGATGGTTCAATTTCTTTGCCACACCTCTATATCCTTCGTGattattttgtcagcataatcaccatatatacatatacatatacattcatataatttcatgattttgaatTACCTACATATTTGATTAgtttgagattttcattctctgttatggcggtactttatccttataccaaatttggtgtctgtcctctttcaagtgtagagtgtcagcccctaagtagaaaagactttaacctttctctatttccccactgagtttgtttcctcgtggatgattgttatttcagtttcctctccagcaaattttccGGATGGAATtattccccttgagttatgtcctcattgggttgagtcttgattgattgttctttctagctcttacctagatataTATTTTGGccccctaagagtctattacccagtaactggtaatattcttcttagtttgtggtttgttactgatttcccaatacccgacaaaagtaccccttTTCTCCCAAGTGGAGTCCccggaagtatatccttgatatgttcacgttaaccagtgacatatattctcttctttggtattatacccagtaaaaggtagttgtaatccctattttgtttccctagagagttaatccttgatatgttcactttaaccggtgacagattttctcttctttggtattctatcgagtaattgatagatgtaatccctattttctcccttttcagagtctatccttgatatgttcatcttaaccggtgacggattttaTCTTTGATTGGTGTtttacctagtaaccggtagttataaatccaactttgtcccctcgcagagtttaatccttgatatgttcatcctaaccggtgacggattctctctccgacggttttctatccagttttgatagatgtaattccctttTCGTTCAattggtatatccttgatatgttcatcctaaccgaggacgggtatcctccttgacatccccaagcaagtttatccttgatatgttcatcttaaccggtgacggattttcttccctgtcgagtttatccttgatatgttcatcctaactgatagttgtaaatcctagtttctgcagttttccccagcaaggctattcttacccagtaaccagtaatgaataTTCCTCCTGGCTTTTcttcagcgagtcatccttgatatgttcatcctaaccgatgacgaatgGTCTCTCTATCaaatctt includes:
- the LOC127075367 gene encoding uncharacterized protein LOC127075367: MVGKGKVHNNLGELLHTKPLPTGSLKVSVDIALEKDALLPHPDDVSDATLLGDAIGSFVAWPTDLIIVGYETPTKSKAKDKGIAREIESVASQKEIPVAKKTEISKRTGAKKKNPSKYRACLHTYLETTDISDGCVRLIPMDGAIFGFEYAEPLGKEDFDQILYHTQLSVGVINTYMRYLYDKLMGPRGLEQRFSFLNPMKTNLTEMIRKPDEVRTYVVERFMADTDREKLFFLPFNTGDGGHWLLVAINPFKEIVYYLDSLHNDWTTYPAMKTIVDTIIQTVRAQRKIQVPKRKANNITWNRVECPRQRNNIDCGYYTLRFMKETLLMDRTDIPSDYFDEYRCAYYSKDQLDEIKEELCQFIIELQVL